A section of the Estrella lausannensis genome encodes:
- a CDS encoding response regulator, whose amino-acid sequence MKRITAKFDAHILVVEDYLLNAEVIKEILEIMGCVVDVADSGMAALELLKERDYNVIFMDIQMPVMDGLATTREIKKLPGKKAQIPIVALTANALRGDREKYLAEGMDDFVSKPLTSSDLERVLVKFVTGNKIS is encoded by the coding sequence ATGAAGAGGATCACCGCTAAGTTTGACGCCCATATTTTAGTTGTTGAAGACTATCTTTTAAATGCTGAAGTGATCAAGGAAATACTTGAGATCATGGGATGCGTTGTGGATGTGGCCGACAGCGGGATGGCAGCTTTAGAGCTCCTTAAGGAAAGGGACTACAATGTGATTTTTATGGACATCCAGATGCCCGTCATGGACGGTCTCGCCACCACAAGAGAGATCAAAAAACTTCCGGGGAAGAAGGCGCAAATACCCATTGTAGCCCTAACTGCGAATGCTCTCCGTGGGGATAGGGAGAAATATCTTGCCGAGGGGATGGACGACTTTGTCAGCAAGCCTCTCACGTCTTCAGACCTGGAACGCGTCCTTGTAAAGTTTGTGACGGGAAATAAAATCTCTTAA
- a CDS encoding AAA family ATPase, with protein MMLTVREPLRCLHLRASGYRPPDMKLQNEVRHRVDAAAQERICEQAAPKRIKPKASKIVLSLEQRALKAVQSKDSLRAIDALLHEISWDELLLAARKKHGELPSLRSLAVLLADSVYSLPEPPAQSSILGTLISLCKSAIRKILHLLDAILSSLGIEDLFSHADNEFQASHKLQKIILLISILTGLLTLFAVSSINLETAFIIAGSILAAAALSALYIRYLKPAPTSLPCARNLSEEALSTTPKPLRRRGSLDLLATHLEREGELKRPVLITGPQGVGKTKLIEDLAKAICLGMYPKLKGKQLFYFNTADLIATSYSGGIWGDGDRVLQKILEAIGKHGEDTILVFDDIHTACKPGENYYFADRLKAYLDGKERGFSHFIAISSTEDYNRIVFPNAPWFEGKFHKMVLESADRQETIACLMEKVAEEPLSPLMEEGALQFLYEKVRESPLLSGRPEPFSSLIILERCLTAVEHSFKPLKQQAKLRLQQEMRDLVKAHSLSRGNELMRGGALKPWETTQSELQGIEALIEREQAQLNKLSSLKGKHEEATKDLLELAGRVSAIDENHLSGKQQTDSKKFLFLIGFYLPLLEKKLDKTAQSIDAEIKLTRDLILREIGKEEAAMQSDREGA; from the coding sequence ATGATGTTGACGGTAAGAGAGCCCTTGCGCTGCCTGCACTTGAGGGCAAGTGGATACCGCCCCCCTGATATGAAGCTCCAAAATGAGGTTCGCCACCGAGTTGATGCGGCCGCCCAAGAGAGGATATGCGAACAGGCGGCACCGAAAAGGATAAAGCCCAAAGCCTCCAAGATAGTCCTCTCTTTAGAGCAACGTGCTTTAAAAGCAGTCCAGAGCAAAGACTCCCTGAGAGCGATCGATGCGCTCCTCCATGAAATTTCATGGGACGAACTGCTTTTGGCCGCAAGGAAAAAGCATGGAGAATTGCCCTCGCTCCGCTCACTTGCCGTATTATTGGCTGACAGCGTTTATTCCCTTCCGGAACCTCCTGCCCAAAGCTCCATCCTCGGCACCCTTATTTCCCTTTGCAAAAGCGCTATCCGAAAAATCTTGCACCTTCTGGACGCGATACTCTCCTCCCTCGGCATCGAAGACCTTTTCTCTCATGCCGACAATGAATTTCAAGCCTCCCACAAACTGCAGAAGATTATCCTTCTGATCTCCATTCTCACCGGCTTGTTGACCCTGTTTGCCGTATCGTCAATCAATTTGGAAACTGCATTCATCATCGCCGGAAGTATTCTTGCCGCAGCTGCTCTCTCGGCCCTCTACATTCGCTACCTTAAGCCGGCGCCGACAAGCCTGCCTTGCGCCAGAAACTTAAGTGAAGAGGCTCTCTCAACAACCCCTAAACCTCTCAGACGAAGAGGCTCCCTGGACCTTCTGGCCACTCATCTAGAAAGAGAAGGAGAACTTAAGCGCCCCGTGCTTATAACCGGTCCTCAAGGGGTGGGAAAGACAAAGCTCATTGAAGATTTGGCAAAAGCCATTTGTCTTGGCATGTACCCAAAACTGAAGGGAAAGCAGCTCTTCTACTTCAACACGGCCGACCTGATCGCTACCAGCTACTCAGGAGGGATCTGGGGGGATGGGGACAGAGTGTTGCAAAAGATTTTAGAAGCTATCGGAAAGCACGGAGAGGATACCATCCTCGTTTTCGATGATATTCACACAGCATGCAAGCCAGGCGAAAACTACTATTTCGCCGACAGGTTGAAAGCATACCTTGACGGCAAGGAAAGAGGATTCTCTCATTTTATCGCCATTTCAAGCACCGAAGACTACAACCGGATTGTCTTTCCTAACGCCCCCTGGTTTGAGGGCAAGTTCCACAAAATGGTTCTTGAGAGCGCCGATCGGCAAGAGACGATTGCCTGCCTGATGGAAAAGGTGGCCGAAGAGCCCTTGTCTCCCTTAATGGAGGAGGGCGCTCTTCAGTTTCTCTATGAGAAGGTAAGGGAGAGCCCCCTTCTTTCCGGCAGACCGGAGCCCTTTTCTTCCCTCATCATTTTAGAAAGGTGCTTAACAGCTGTTGAGCACTCCTTCAAGCCTTTAAAGCAACAGGCTAAATTGCGCCTGCAGCAAGAAATGAGAGATCTTGTAAAGGCACACTCCTTAAGCCGCGGTAATGAACTAATGCGAGGAGGTGCCCTCAAGCCATGGGAAACAACTCAGTCAGAACTTCAGGGGATTGAAGCCCTTATTGAGAGGGAGCAGGCGCAATTAAATAAGCTAAGCTCATTGAAAGGCAAGCATGAGGAGGCCACGAAAGATCTCCTGGAACTGGCGGGCCGTGTTTCTGCAATTGACGAGAATCATTTATCTGGCAAGCAACAAACCGATTCCAAGAAGTTCCTGTTCTTGATTGGCTTCTACCTTCCCCTACTTGAGAAGAAGCTGGATAAGACAGCCCAATCCATCGATGCCGAAATCAAACTCACTCGAGATCTCATCTTAAGGGAAATCGGCAAAGAAGAGGCGGCAATGCAAAGCGATCGGGAGGGTGCCTAA
- a CDS encoding ABC transporter permease, which produces MINTFIQDPYWRAICTRFFRHKTGVAGTVVFLFLTFLGIYAPFFASSKPLFVLYDNEPYFPLFRYLFYKGFYTKGIDLFFNLAMFFIPLFLCTFLVPKKTGRALRMTALTAFILLFLLVESGFVENPAKSRHSVPTESGEASLNFALEIQEASPYGRLNLLLEHILSKKRHDALAPLLPDYIREVQSFRKEAKDLKLPTNYQNSLAHEEQTLSLLKERVEMEGSDSKARKEDLEEIAYINERREWIENESLRVSWIVMPLIRPFHWEDGAGGDRFFNRIADITDKTRINRKDLFASLLFGIRISLVVGVLSIAISLLIGIPIGAIAGYFAGKTDLLICRLIEIWESMPAFFMLLMIIAVMQSKSIFIVILIIGLFGWTSFSRFIRGEFFKQRSLSYVDACLVLGLPKKRIIFSHILPNAIPPVLTLLPFAIMGAISSEAGLSFLGLGEEGSCSLGVLMDEGRSSFPGESYLLWPPAFVLTVFLIAIALVGDALRDTLDPKGFRF; this is translated from the coding sequence ATGATAAACACCTTCATTCAAGATCCCTACTGGAGAGCTATCTGCACAAGGTTTTTCAGGCACAAGACCGGTGTTGCCGGCACGGTTGTTTTCTTATTTCTTACCTTCCTGGGAATATACGCGCCCTTTTTTGCCTCTTCGAAGCCTCTCTTTGTCCTATACGACAACGAGCCCTATTTCCCCCTCTTCCGCTATCTTTTCTATAAAGGGTTTTACACCAAAGGAATCGATCTTTTCTTCAATCTGGCGATGTTTTTCATACCCCTCTTCCTTTGTACTTTTCTTGTCCCCAAAAAGACAGGAAGGGCCCTCAGGATGACTGCCCTCACGGCCTTTATTCTCCTGTTCTTGCTGGTGGAAAGCGGCTTTGTGGAAAATCCAGCAAAATCGAGGCACTCCGTGCCCACCGAATCGGGCGAAGCGAGCCTTAATTTTGCTTTAGAAATTCAGGAGGCTTCCCCCTACGGAAGGCTGAATTTGCTTCTTGAGCATATCTTATCCAAGAAAAGGCACGACGCTTTAGCCCCTCTCCTGCCCGATTACATCCGGGAAGTCCAGTCATTTCGCAAAGAAGCGAAAGATCTGAAGCTGCCCACCAACTACCAAAACAGTCTGGCCCATGAAGAGCAAACCCTGTCATTGCTTAAAGAAAGAGTCGAGATGGAAGGGAGTGATTCCAAGGCCCGGAAAGAGGATTTGGAAGAGATCGCCTACATCAATGAACGCAGAGAGTGGATCGAAAACGAGTCTTTGAGAGTATCGTGGATTGTCATGCCGCTAATCAGGCCGTTTCACTGGGAAGATGGCGCCGGTGGAGACCGTTTTTTTAATCGTATCGCCGACATTACCGACAAAACCCGCATTAACCGCAAAGACCTGTTTGCTTCACTGCTCTTCGGCATCCGCATCTCCCTTGTCGTCGGTGTACTTTCCATTGCAATCAGCCTCCTCATCGGTATTCCCATTGGAGCTATCGCGGGCTACTTTGCAGGGAAGACTGATCTGCTGATTTGCCGCCTGATCGAGATTTGGGAGTCTATGCCCGCATTCTTCATGCTCCTCATGATTATCGCTGTCATGCAATCTAAATCGATCTTTATCGTGATCCTGATCATCGGCCTGTTCGGCTGGACCAGTTTCAGCCGCTTCATCCGGGGGGAGTTTTTCAAACAGCGCAGCCTCTCTTACGTCGACGCCTGCCTTGTCCTTGGGCTGCCAAAGAAACGCATCATCTTCTCCCACATCCTCCCCAATGCCATCCCGCCGGTCCTCACTCTGCTTCCCTTCGCCATTATGGGAGCTATATCGTCCGAAGCCGGGCTCTCCTTTCTTGGACTTGGAGAAGAAGGTTCTTGTTCTTTAGGGGTTTTAATGGATGAAGGAAGATCGTCATTTCCCGGTGAAAGCTACCTTCTGTGGCCACCCGCTTTTGTTCTGACTGTGTTTCTAATCGCGATCGCACTGGTAGGCGATGCTTTACGAGACACTCTTGATCCTAAAGGATTTAGATTCTGA
- a CDS encoding ABC transporter permease produces the protein MWSYLVRRALLIPVTLFFIVLINFVIINLAPGDPSTQVEISNQGASKKAGGSLAFGTDDRYLQFREFFGLTLPILFNTWSYADKQSIVNILESINDYLKPGANKGLTSKQFHDTRIKMGDMSRFVMPKLLLIMEDPQYEKSMRLIAAQFFIRGGTKMAILGPNLTPEEKSFNQKLTEDYNFFQKELPLATDTDPQIDEKIGKLRQWYEMNKDFYHFEPSEPEKIKLLFFDTRFFRYMSRVATLNFGSVRNDPNKSVVGEVVKRFKYSLTLAITPMVITFFAALLLGIAMAIWQNTLLDHILNLFALVLYAIPVFVVAPFLIENVALDGHFPFTNTPIPLSGFTSPDAVYDNLTSLGRLQDTVQHLVLPLIAILYGGIAAQSRLARTAVLEVMRQDYIRTAKAKGVPPWTIIWKHIGRNASITIVTSIAGSLGIILGGSLIVETLFEIDGFGKFFYDAILNRDYNTIMFSTLAGSFLTLLGYLAADISYTLLDPRVTLD, from the coding sequence ATGTGGAGTTATTTGGTACGAAGGGCTCTCTTGATCCCTGTGACGCTCTTTTTCATCGTGCTGATTAATTTCGTCATCATCAATTTAGCGCCAGGCGACCCCAGCACGCAGGTAGAGATTTCAAACCAGGGAGCTTCCAAAAAGGCAGGAGGCTCACTTGCCTTCGGCACTGACGACAGGTACCTGCAATTCCGTGAATTTTTCGGTTTGACCCTGCCCATCCTCTTCAATACATGGAGCTACGCTGACAAACAATCCATCGTCAATATTTTGGAGAGCATCAACGATTACTTAAAGCCCGGAGCTAACAAGGGCCTCACCTCAAAACAATTCCATGACACCCGTATCAAAATGGGCGATATGTCCCGTTTCGTCATGCCCAAACTCCTTTTGATCATGGAAGACCCCCAATATGAGAAATCGATGAGGCTGATTGCAGCGCAATTTTTCATCCGGGGCGGGACAAAAATGGCCATCTTAGGCCCTAACTTGACGCCCGAAGAGAAGAGTTTCAACCAGAAGCTGACAGAAGACTATAATTTTTTTCAGAAGGAGCTCCCCTTAGCCACCGACACTGATCCACAGATAGATGAAAAAATTGGAAAACTCCGGCAGTGGTATGAAATGAACAAGGACTTCTATCACTTCGAGCCGAGTGAACCGGAGAAGATCAAACTCCTCTTTTTCGACACCCGGTTCTTCCGGTACATGTCGCGCGTGGCAACGCTAAATTTCGGCTCTGTCCGCAACGACCCGAACAAGTCGGTGGTAGGGGAGGTGGTGAAGCGTTTTAAATATTCACTGACTCTGGCGATCACTCCCATGGTGATCACCTTCTTTGCTGCGCTGCTGCTCGGAATCGCTATGGCGATCTGGCAAAACACCCTGCTTGATCACATCCTGAACCTCTTTGCTCTAGTGCTGTATGCCATACCCGTCTTTGTAGTCGCTCCCTTCCTGATCGAAAATGTCGCCTTGGACGGCCATTTCCCCTTCACAAATACACCTATTCCGCTAAGCGGTTTCACAAGCCCGGACGCTGTTTACGATAATTTAACCTCTCTCGGAAGACTGCAAGATACCGTGCAGCACCTGGTGCTGCCGCTGATCGCCATTCTCTATGGAGGAATCGCCGCGCAAAGCCGACTCGCCAGAACAGCTGTCTTGGAAGTGATGAGGCAAGATTACATCCGTACCGCGAAAGCTAAAGGCGTGCCTCCTTGGACTATCATCTGGAAGCACATCGGGCGCAACGCATCGATCACCATCGTCACCTCCATCGCCGGATCTTTGGGAATTATCCTCGGAGGGTCTCTGATCGTCGAGACTTTGTTCGAAATCGACGGATTCGGGAAATTTTTCTATGATGCCATTCTCAACCGCGACTACAACACCATCATGTTCTCCACTCTGGCCGGCTCGTTTCTCACATTGCTTGGCTATCTGGCAGCAGACATCTCCTACACGCTTTTAGATCCGAGGGTAACGCTGGACTGA
- a CDS encoding ABC transporter substrate-binding protein, which produces MARYPFLQLIVKSLFSLGFLILLGLLYWSFTLQEEHLIQIRSELGKIKYDLMENRESLETLKREIDSKEMIHSPSAASEKPISSPKYSSPHIDSSYPNLLARDPFFDHVLPTLLPPGFTPRGTFQAATYGKPDSLHPFSNWGDINSWISLCSLNLAKDHIGVYEKFAPSMALKIEERPIKGKDYPEFWVHLREGVFFEPLERRFFPKEINLAPHFLKRHPVTSADFKFFFDALMNPSNQEPGALALRTYLSDIDELRVIDPKTFVVRWKAHPVQTEEGKTTEKVKYIARSWTGALKPLPCFLYQYFADGTKIIEDDKDPDTYRKSTVFAQNFSRHFAKNIIPSCGAWIFDGMTDREIRFRRNPSFFEGNAALADKRVIAFRNSPDSIWQDFKAGKLDTYPLQPDQEVELKDFLNSEQYKRQEKEGLAIKLLTYLNRSYTWLGWNQENPLFKSKNVRKALTQAIDRKRIVDEYLSGNAVEIHGTFFVASRENNPAIKPWAFDPLRAKKLLKEEGWEDIDGDGILEKTIDGKIVKFSFALSYFVKNPTTKAVVEFVSDSLKKIGIECRLKGLDMADLSMTIEDKSFDALYLAWGFGMPPDDPRQLWHSSQAKLKGSSNVVAFQNSEADKIIDQLDYEYDPQERLNLYHKFDSIIHEQQPYTFLYTPIIKLLYRETLQNVFLPTDRKDLIPDANISEPVPSIFWLKQQSGG; this is translated from the coding sequence ATGGCTCGATATCCTTTTCTCCAGTTGATTGTAAAATCACTCTTCTCGCTGGGATTTCTTATTCTTCTTGGGCTGCTCTACTGGTCCTTCACACTGCAGGAAGAGCATTTGATCCAAATCCGCTCTGAACTTGGAAAAATCAAATACGACCTCATGGAAAACAGGGAGTCTCTTGAAACGCTAAAAAGGGAGATCGATTCAAAAGAAATGATCCATAGCCCTTCCGCAGCCTCTGAGAAACCGATCTCAAGCCCAAAATATTCCTCTCCCCACATCGACAGCTCCTATCCCAACCTCCTTGCAAGAGATCCCTTTTTTGATCACGTACTTCCCACGCTGCTACCTCCAGGCTTCACTCCACGCGGTACTTTTCAGGCAGCGACCTATGGCAAACCAGACAGCTTGCACCCCTTCAGCAACTGGGGCGATATCAACTCCTGGATCTCCCTTTGCTCTTTGAACCTTGCTAAGGACCATATCGGCGTCTACGAAAAATTCGCTCCCTCCATGGCACTCAAGATCGAAGAGAGGCCCATCAAAGGGAAGGACTATCCGGAATTCTGGGTGCACCTGCGCGAAGGAGTTTTTTTTGAACCGTTGGAAAGGCGATTTTTTCCCAAGGAAATTAACCTCGCACCCCACTTTTTAAAGAGGCATCCGGTCACCTCCGCGGACTTCAAATTCTTTTTCGATGCGCTCATGAATCCGAGCAACCAAGAACCGGGAGCTTTGGCGCTAAGGACCTACCTCTCCGATATCGATGAGCTAAGAGTTATCGACCCTAAGACATTCGTTGTCCGATGGAAAGCCCACCCTGTTCAGACAGAAGAGGGTAAAACAACAGAAAAGGTGAAATACATCGCCCGGTCTTGGACCGGAGCCTTAAAACCGCTTCCCTGCTTCCTCTATCAATATTTCGCCGACGGCACAAAAATCATCGAAGATGATAAGGATCCTGACACCTATCGCAAAAGCACTGTCTTTGCACAAAATTTCTCAAGACATTTTGCCAAAAACATCATCCCCAGCTGCGGTGCGTGGATTTTTGACGGCATGACCGACAGGGAAATCCGGTTCAGGCGAAACCCCTCTTTTTTTGAGGGAAACGCTGCGCTCGCCGACAAGAGAGTCATCGCCTTCAGAAACTCTCCTGACAGCATCTGGCAGGATTTCAAGGCTGGAAAACTAGATACTTATCCCCTGCAACCTGATCAGGAAGTGGAACTAAAGGATTTTTTGAACTCCGAGCAGTACAAACGGCAAGAGAAGGAAGGCCTTGCGATCAAGCTTTTGACTTACCTGAACAGATCCTATACCTGGCTTGGATGGAATCAGGAAAACCCTCTTTTCAAAAGCAAGAACGTGCGTAAAGCCCTGACACAGGCCATCGACAGAAAGCGCATCGTGGATGAGTACTTAAGCGGCAACGCGGTGGAAATTCACGGCACATTCTTTGTAGCCAGCCGGGAAAACAACCCCGCCATCAAACCATGGGCTTTTGACCCTTTGAGAGCTAAGAAATTGCTCAAAGAGGAAGGCTGGGAAGACATCGATGGCGATGGTATTTTGGAAAAGACCATCGACGGCAAGATCGTCAAATTTTCTTTCGCCCTTTCCTATTTTGTTAAAAACCCCACCACGAAGGCCGTTGTGGAATTCGTTTCCGACAGCTTAAAAAAAATAGGGATCGAATGCCGGCTGAAAGGCCTTGACATGGCAGACCTGTCCATGACCATCGAAGATAAAAGCTTTGACGCCCTGTATCTGGCCTGGGGTTTCGGGATGCCCCCTGATGATCCAAGGCAACTTTGGCACTCCTCCCAGGCAAAACTGAAGGGATCATCCAACGTTGTGGCATTCCAAAATAGCGAAGCGGATAAAATCATCGACCAGCTCGACTATGAATATGATCCCCAAGAGAGGTTAAACCTCTACCACAAATTCGACTCTATCATCCATGAGCAGCAGCCCTATACATTCCTCTATACCCCCATCATAAAACTGCTATATAGAGAAACGCTGCAAAACGTCTTCTTGCCGACAGACAGGAAAGACCTGATTCCGGATGCCAACATCAGCGAACCTGTGCCTTCCATTTTCTGGCTGAAGCAACAATCGGGAGGGTAA
- a CDS encoding sulfite exporter TauE/SafE family protein, translating to MALLLSMLPVYLAGNLHCIGMCGPLVMTISSHPYRMLYFFGRALSFSLLGLTSATFGMALEISLKNAGIPALASFLFGFLMLFFTCAALISEASLMPSALAKRLAKASGVLASFLLRGSPAGTFYFGFFTPLLPCGQTLLVFSAIALFGDPLAGLVNGFLFALLTSPSLFLAMKVPALLRADKKKLNYLLPLAAAPAALLAILRGSAEMGWINHMALELPLGIHLALY from the coding sequence ATGGCGCTTCTCTTGAGCATGCTTCCTGTGTACCTGGCCGGCAATTTGCATTGCATAGGCATGTGCGGCCCTCTTGTCATGACCATCAGCAGCCACCCCTACAGGATGCTCTATTTTTTCGGCAGGGCCCTCTCATTTTCCCTGCTAGGGCTAACCTCCGCGACTTTTGGCATGGCGCTAGAGATTAGCCTGAAAAATGCAGGTATACCGGCGCTGGCTAGCTTCCTCTTCGGCTTCCTGATGCTCTTTTTTACTTGTGCCGCCTTAATTTCAGAAGCATCCCTCATGCCCAGTGCGCTTGCCAAGAGGCTTGCCAAAGCTTCCGGGGTGCTCGCCTCATTCCTTTTGAGAGGAAGTCCTGCGGGCACATTTTACTTCGGATTTTTTACTCCCTTGCTACCTTGCGGCCAGACGCTTCTTGTCTTCTCTGCCATAGCCCTTTTTGGAGATCCGCTGGCCGGGTTAGTGAATGGGTTTCTCTTCGCCCTCCTCACCTCCCCTTCCCTGTTTCTTGCGATGAAAGTTCCTGCCCTTTTGAGAGCCGACAAAAAGAAACTGAACTACCTTCTCCCTCTGGCAGCCGCTCCGGCCGCCCTATTGGCAATCCTAAGAGGCTCTGCTGAAATGGGATGGATTAATCACATGGCGTTAGAGCTCCCGCTTGGCATCCACCTTGCGCTCTACTGA
- a CDS encoding substrate-binding periplasmic protein — protein sequence MPWLKEFWKAINKNRTTYIVTLAAFGIVSFALFFFLFRGFDSGENFGKNKTFKIARDPNLYPIQLAGKERNLSAFTNELIFKLAKDKNIKIQLFTSSFNFLFEKLKSKEFDAIVSTMAPTPLNRQQYLFSLPFFEVGPVLVVRHDSQVQSIDDLRGKAVGIKRGDSILVDKTSSGILFVPYDSHLTAFDDLETKKVEGVILPASAAQTFIKVFYSGRLKVASSPLREEGLRLVAEKTLANHFLIETFNKALKEAMADGTYDSLLIKWSLVNPRMSSQEPSKEE from the coding sequence ATGCCCTGGTTAAAAGAGTTTTGGAAGGCGATCAACAAAAATCGAACCACATATATTGTAACTCTAGCCGCTTTCGGGATTGTCTCATTCGCGCTGTTCTTTTTCCTTTTCAGAGGATTCGACAGCGGTGAAAACTTCGGCAAAAACAAGACTTTCAAAATTGCAAGGGACCCCAACCTCTATCCAATCCAACTGGCGGGAAAGGAGAGGAATCTTTCAGCCTTTACCAACGAGCTTATCTTCAAACTCGCCAAAGACAAAAACATCAAGATACAACTTTTCACCTCATCCTTCAATTTTCTGTTTGAAAAGTTGAAGAGTAAAGAATTCGATGCCATCGTCTCGACCATGGCCCCCACTCCTCTCAACCGTCAGCAATACCTCTTCTCGCTACCCTTTTTTGAGGTGGGTCCCGTACTGGTTGTCAGGCACGATTCACAGGTTCAATCGATCGATGACCTGAGAGGGAAGGCTGTTGGGATTAAACGGGGAGATTCGATATTGGTGGACAAGACCAGCAGTGGAATCCTGTTTGTGCCCTATGACAGCCATTTGACAGCTTTCGATGATCTGGAAACAAAAAAAGTCGAAGGAGTGATTCTGCCCGCCTCGGCAGCACAAACATTCATCAAAGTGTTCTACTCCGGCAGGCTCAAAGTAGCCTCATCTCCCCTTAGGGAGGAGGGTCTGCGCTTAGTCGCAGAAAAGACCCTGGCCAACCATTTCCTCATTGAAACATTCAACAAAGCTCTTAAGGAAGCGATGGCCGATGGCACTTACGACTCGCTGCTGATTAAATGGAGCCTCGTCAACCCCCGGATGAGCTCCCAAGAGCCCAGCAAAGAAGAATAG
- a CDS encoding glycosyltransferase, which translates to MRPLFLFFLLFFAMRADAAQGDEVDVRILSFPSKAGFVKDVRILEESLDALGYSHDSRFIPEMAGLAIHGEVFPKAKVQIFIQEYDSHLLTFGEKNYLIPNPEWCWDTPESLQKVDLILARTREVERLYSEKGLPVFYLGFTGADQFLPHVEKKYRSYFHLKGFSPFKSCEEIVAAWNPSFPELIVVDHWPHYKKITPNITIIDAYLTDEEIKIAQNRSGIHLCPSKTEGFGHSMTEAMSAGAVVLTTDAPPMNEFIVDRRFLIPYFKTSVHGWGKLYHVSPQEIRKAVAHTMKLSPKELKEVGEQNRRRYLELKEEFLQNLQDLLTLE; encoded by the coding sequence ATGCGCCCTCTTTTCCTCTTTTTTTTACTTTTTTTTGCAATGAGAGCCGATGCCGCCCAAGGGGACGAAGTGGACGTCAGAATTCTTAGCTTTCCAAGCAAGGCCGGTTTCGTCAAAGATGTCCGTATCCTGGAGGAGAGCCTCGATGCTTTAGGATACTCCCACGATAGCCGGTTTATCCCGGAGATGGCCGGCCTCGCCATTCACGGTGAGGTGTTTCCGAAAGCTAAAGTCCAAATTTTCATTCAGGAGTATGACAGCCATCTTCTGACATTCGGCGAGAAAAACTACCTCATCCCTAACCCGGAGTGGTGCTGGGACACTCCCGAGTCTTTGCAGAAAGTGGATCTGATCCTTGCCAGAACAAGAGAGGTTGAACGGCTCTATTCAGAAAAGGGGCTGCCGGTTTTCTACCTTGGCTTTACAGGAGCAGATCAGTTCTTGCCGCATGTTGAGAAGAAGTACCGCAGTTATTTTCATCTGAAAGGCTTTAGCCCGTTTAAATCCTGCGAAGAGATTGTGGCCGCCTGGAACCCCTCTTTTCCTGAGCTGATTGTGGTCGATCACTGGCCCCACTACAAAAAAATCACACCCAACATTACCATCATAGATGCCTACCTGACTGATGAAGAGATCAAAATCGCGCAAAACAGGTCGGGTATCCATCTCTGTCCGAGCAAGACGGAAGGATTTGGCCATTCAATGACCGAAGCCATGAGCGCCGGCGCTGTCGTTCTGACAACCGATGCTCCTCCCATGAATGAGTTTATCGTCGATCGCCGTTTTCTCATCCCTTACTTCAAAACCAGCGTCCACGGCTGGGGTAAGCTATATCATGTCTCTCCTCAAGAGATCAGGAAGGCTGTTGCCCACACGATGAAATTGAGTCCGAAGGAACTGAAAGAAGTGGGGGAACAAAATCGAAGGAGGTATCTCGAGCTGAAAGAAGAGTTTTTGCAGAACCTGCAAGATCTTTTAACTTTGGAGTAG